The following is a genomic window from Terriglobia bacterium.
TTCTGGTCATATATGGAAGTGGATGAACTCTGCGGAGAAGATCCAGATCGCGCGCTACACCTTATTACAAATATCCTGGCTTCGACACAGAACGAATATGTGTTGGCGAATCTTGCGGCTGGCCCTCTTGAAACTCTCCTCACTCGACATGGCAAGAAGCTCATTGGAAAAGTGGAGTACCTTGCTAAGGCCGATCCTCGATTCCAACACTTGCTCCAGAACGTTTGGCAGAATCGCATTGACGATCAAACGTGGGGTAGAGTTCTGAGAGCGGCTAAGGGGTAGCAAAACCCTCCCTGGTCTATCTATGAGCCTTTTTTCGCGCGCCGCGCCGTTGAGGCGCGGCGAAACACGGCTGGAGGACTATGTCCCCTGCCTTTCCTCTGGATGTGGCTTTGCGTTGGTCGCATAACTGGCGTTACGGAAAATCGCTCGCGCGAGTTAGCGCCGCCCTCACTTCTTCTTGCGCAGCCGCAAGCCCGGACTTTCGCTATTAAGAAACTCAATCCCGGCTTTTTCAAGGACGGCGACGACCTTGCCGAGGGTTTCCGTTCTCGACCCGACGGGGCCGTCGAACTTTTCCATCCGCTGGACGGTGCCGAATGCGACTTTCGATTTCCTGGACAGCTCCCGCTGCGACCAGCTAAGGAGCGCGCGCGCGGCCCTGATCTGCCTTCCACTGATGATGATCACGGTGCGACGCTACCACGGGCATGCGCCTAAGCCCAAATAACTGAGTCATTTACATAACTACTTGAGTATTTGACATAGTTTATGCGATCATTTCTCCAGTCGGGCAGGCACCCGCTGGAGAGCCCTCAATGGCTGATCTGGACGTTACCCGGAAACTGCGCATTTATCACACGATCTACCGCCTCAATCTCTCATTTGCCAACATCGTCGCGAATTGCGGCGCGCTGCGGGAATGCGGGATTTTAGGGCCGAAGGATACAAGGCTTTACCAGTCCTTCGCGCAGGAACTGCAGGCGGACATTAATGAGCGCCTGGCGGGCATCATGGAAACGACCGAATCCGACGACCACGCCCGGTTCGGCAAGGTGAGAGACGCATACGAAAAGGAACTGCGCGACCCGGACGACGTTTTCATCCATGCCGAGGAGCGGCGCAGGGAGCTGGCCAGGCTACGCAAGAAGCGCCGCCCTGCAAAAGGCGGGAAAGCAATCGGCGCTCCGTCGGGGACCACGGCCCGCAAACCAAAGCGGCCCCCCGCCGGATCGCCGTCATGACCGGCTTCTTCCTACCGCTTGCGCAGATGACGGCCCAGGCCCGCCACAAGCTGCTCCGGAGTGACGCCGAAGGCGTCGCATACCCGAAGCAGCGTGAAGAGGGTGCTGGGCCTGCCGGCCTCGATCATCTGCCAGTGGCGGACGGAAAACCCGTAGCCGATCATGTCCTCCTGGCTCAGCCTGCGCTCTGTCCTCAACGACCGGATTTTATGGCCCAGGGCGCGGAAGAACCGCGCGTAACGGGCCGGAAGCTTTCTGGTGGCGCCCACCCCTCTATGATTCGGCAGACACGAGCAAAACTACCACGAACAAAACTACGTGTTGTATGGTACATTTGTGCCCCGCCGCTCTGGGCTGGAGACGCCCGGCGGCGGCGGTTAAGGGAGAATCCCATGAAGCAAGCCCCCTGGCGCGAACGCCCCGCTTCGCTGCCCGCCCTTCTCGTATGGATTTGCGCCGCTAACGCCTCACGCGGCACGGACGGGCGCCCCGGCGCGGGCATTTTGCAGCGCCCCCGCCTATCCTTGTCTTCCGTCCCTCGCCTTCGCGCCGTCAAGGCCGGACTCCTCAATCTGCTCATCGACCTGCTTCTCGGCTGCATCGGCCTTCTGATTCGCGATGACAGTCCCGGCACTACCGTCTCCACCTTCTCCGAGCTTGCCGCAGCCCTCGCGCAGGGCGACGGCATTCCCGCACGCGCTGAGCCCCTGGTATCCCCTCCTGCTCGCAGCGTGGCCCGCGCCGCCCATGCCGCCTCGCGTTGCGCGGTGATGCTCTTTGCCTTTTCCCTGATTGCCGGCCAAGGTTTGAATGCGCAGGCCGCTCCGGAACGCAATCAGGCAAATTCGTGCCAGGACAGGAGCGTTCCGAACCAGGCTGAAACCCCCGTAGGGCCTGCGTTCATTGAGACGCCCGATCCTTTCATGCGTTACCTGCCTGCGGCGCACCCGGAGACGCCGGTTCCCGCAGCACAGTACATCGCCATCATCGAATCGAATGCTCCCGGTTTCCGGCCGCTCGGCAATGAGCCACCGAGAAAGGAAAGGTTTGAATGGGTAAGTTTGCTCCTCACTATTGAGTATCTGAGGATAAACGAACCCGCCGCCGCCCTTCGGCCCGGCTGGTACGAGTTCGTTGCCGCGAAGGCTCCCGCGCTTTCGCAACCGGAGATGGACGCCATCGCAGAGGACTGGTGGAGCGCCATGGGCAATAGAGCCATTGCCAGCGAGCCTCACGGCGTTTGGCGCGACGCGACCTGGGAGGAGGTGCGCGGGCATTTCCAGACGCTGCGAACCGGGACCGCGGAACAGGCCTCCGCCGCAAAATACTGGCTGATATACGCGGAGAACGCAGACTTCGGAAACAACCTGACCCTTGCGCCGGAAGTGCAAGGCGTAAGTCCCCTGGCCGTGCTGCTGGCCCGCGACATCGAGGTGGAGGCGCGGATCTACGCGAAGCCCGGATCGGAACGGCTCCGCAAGGTCGTGGGATGCCTCATCGCGGGAAAATTCGCCGCTGCCGCCGACGGGAGCACGGGCATTGCGCGGACTATTCGCTTCCGAAGCAGAAGCGATTGCTTTTGCTCTTGAAAACTGAGGCAAGATTCACATGTTTTGGAAAGGCTGTAGAGTTAAGGGACGTTAAGGGCAGCGTCGCAGCGGTCGTTCATCCCACCAGAAATCCCTTGAATTCCATGGTTTGTCCGGGTAGCGGTGTAGTCGAACCTTTCGTTAACAAACGCGGGGAATGCCGTGCCGGATCACAGACACAAGGCAACAGAACTGGACGCCAGGGGGATTGAAGTCCACTTTTCGCCGAAAGTGACACAGGCGTTTCGCGACCTCGCGGCGGCGGTGCATTTCAGCGAGCACTTCGACGACGGCATGCTAAGGACAGTTCAGGAATGGGCCGCGGGGAAACCAAAGAGCCTCCACGGCGTACTGATCTCGCTGCCTCTCATCGCATCGGAGACGTTCCGGCACATAGCCGCAACCGGCGATCAGCGCGCCCGCGAAGCGTGGGACGAAATAAGCGCTCAGATAAACGAGAAGGGATTCAGCCTTACGAAGGTTCGGACGAGGGAGAAATAGACCGCATTTGACTCTCCCACAGCCTGGCAAACTGCTCTTTCAGTTCCTGCGGCCACCCCTCGACGATTTGCATACACCATCTGAAGGCCATGCGGTACGTGAAATCGTCCGCCAGTAGCTTCACTCCCAGGATATGCCCCAGCACTTCCTCAGGCTGTTTTCGGGCCAAGCTCAATAAAGCGAGAAAGAGGTGCACCGCATAGTTGCCTTTGTCAATCGCGAGGGCGTTTTCCAGAACCGCCTGGGCATCCGAAAATTGCTCCGTTCGTATGAAGACCTTGGCAAGGGCGATGTGCGCCGCCATATTGTCCGGATGTGTTTCCAGGTGCTGCTTGGCCAGGCGCACGGCTTCCGACTTTTCGCCCACCTGGATTAAAAAATAGAAATACGGCGGATAATCCTCCGTGCTGGCGCGGTCGAGCCTGAGCGCCTCGCCAAAGGCGATCTTGGCCTTCTCTAAATTGTCTTTCTCCCATTCCTTCACGGCGGCGCCGGTTATGAGCATGTAACCACCCGCGGCATGCAATCGCCAGAACCCGCGAGCGCGCGTGTCCACCCGGTCCAGGAATCCTGCGGCTTGTATCGCCAATTCATCCACGTCTGCCGCGCTGCTAAACTCCCGGTCCCAATAGAGAGTGCTGCAATACGTCTCGCAAAGTCCGATGGAAGCCCCTATGTGCTCGGGGGCCATCTTCAGCACGGCCACGAAATGCTTAATGGCCTGGCTGTAGTCCTCGTACATTCCTCGGGACAGATAGTACATTCCGAGCTTGAACTCCTTGCCCACGGGGTGAGTTGAGTTATACGAAAAGGTTGGAGTGTACGCCTCGCCTTCCGGCAGCTTGATGCTTTTATCTTTCGGTGGGTCCGGCAGAGCGATGCGGACGAGGTCTGCACGTCCTTCCCCGGCGTAATACTTCTTCATTGAGGCACGGAGATTCAGAGCGGTCGTCCGGACATCCAATGATTCATCTTTCTTGAATTTGCCTTTGAACAGCGTCTTCGCCACGATGTGGCCGGGCGTCTTCTTGCCCTCAAGCGCCCGCCGCACAACAAGCTCCAGGAATTCGGCTTGGCTCCACGCAGTCCTGAAACGCTTGCCGCCTAGCATGCGCTCAAGCTGCGCTTTGATCTCAGCCGAAGTCGGACTTTCCGCGCCTATCGTCATCGGGCAAATCTATGGACAAGCCCCGATTGTACAAGGTTGAATATCATATTGTTTCCGTTGATGAATCCTCTTGTCTGCCTATCTTGTACCGTGACCGTAATAAAACCTTCACTTGATATGCCCCTTACACCCGCCTAAGTTGGCGTTAGATAGTGGTAAACGTGCCTGCCGCTGTTTAACCCAACGGTGATTCTTATGGCTGGAACTTCTGTCGTTTTCACGGAGAGCGAAGCGCTCAAGTACTTGGCGAAAGAGCAATGGAATCGTGAGGGTAATCTGCTCGTATCGCAGAACTTCTATGGTCCCGCAGCGGTCAATCAATATCGAGAGCCGTTAAGTGCGAAAACACGTGACACAATCGGCTTTGATACCCGAGAGGATAGTTTTAGGGGGATTGGGCCAGATTCGCGGAGGCTGGTGCTCAAGGCGGACGCTGCAGAGCGCTTCTTTCCCAAAGGCACGCTCAATATCATCAACGATTCCCCCAAGGGCAAGGGTCGGCCCCGCTGACGCGGCCCGTTCTTACGTCCAGCATTGTCGTCTTCGGCAGGCTTACCCTCGATTTCCTTCCAGCCTTTGCCATTCCACGTGATGACAATGCCGGCATCTTTTTTTGCGGCGTGTCGGCGAAATGTACTCCCAGTCCGAATAGTCATGATTCGGTATGACCAACCGCGTCTGCTTCTCGCCGCACCTGAGGCAAAATCGCGCTTGCGCGCTGCAACTGCGCAGATCGGGATCGTAGCCCCACTCGCCCCACTGAGCGTGATCCTCGCGCTTTTTAACGGCCCGGACTTTTTTGTGACTACACCTGACACAGATGAAGATTTGCGTGCAGCTTTTCGGCGCGGCATACCGCCAATCGCCCACGTGCTGGGTCCTCTTCTCATCAGCCCGGCAACGTGGGCAGCTTCGCACTTGCAGGCAAGAGCCCTTTTTCCGGTACTTCCAGGCAGTCCACGGATGTAAGGTTCGTTTCTCGGTCTCACGGCACCGCCTGCATGTGCAGGTCTGTCCACAGGACTTGGCCTTCCGATAACGCCACTTGCCGAAATCGTGAACTATCTGCGTGTCGTCTTTGATCTTTACGCAAAGCGGACGCACGCATTGTTTGACCTGGGTACAGTCGCCCTTCTTTAGATACAACCAGTCACCCCAGCTGTGAAAACCCATATCACAGGCGACTTCTTTGAGGAAATCGAGGAGACCCATCTTCTGACCCCCTGGAAACGTTAACTTGAGAGGCTGGAGGAAAGGTGGACATTATACCGTCCTATCTTGTACGCCGGGCGCACAGCGGCTTTAACGTCCTTTGACTCTACAGATTCCTTAAATTACCCGACCATGGGCGCATGACCTCATCGTCTGCCGAAGAACCCTTTGTATCCGCTAAAGAAGCAGCCGCATTTTTATCTCTCAAGCGCCGCTATCTGCTGGCGCTCGCCCGCAGGGGCATCGCCGGAGCCTATGCGCTTGGCACGGGAACGAAGCGCAAAGTTTGGGTATTCCGGCTGTCGGAACTCGCGGCGGCGATTGTTGAGAAAAAACAGCCAGAAAGGGTGATCCCAAACGGGGCAGATCGCGGTATGATCCGATCCGGCAGTCCCCGCTGAAGGAGCGATATGGCTTATCAGCGAGGATCATTGAAGAAAGTTTCGCGCAAGGAAGGAGCAACCTGGGTGCTGCGCTATCGGGTAGCCAACGCGGAAGGCCGGAGGGTGGAGAACATTCTGCCGGTCGGCCTCGTGCGCGATTTCCCGAAGGCGCAGGATGCGTGGCGCGAAGTGGACCGGCTGGGGCTTCTGGCTCGCGTCAACAGCGACACCCCCTGCCCCGGCCGCACCCGGTTCGACGTTCTTGCCGAACATTACCTGAAGGCCGATTTCGGAGCGGACGCCGTGCGCCCGAAGTCGGTAAACACCATCTCCGCCGTCGAGCGTTACGTCCGCAACTATCTCATCCCCCGCTGGGGCAGGGAGATTGCGGACGA
Proteins encoded in this region:
- a CDS encoding tetratricopeptide repeat protein, with protein sequence MTIGAESPTSAEIKAQLERMLGGKRFRTAWSQAEFLELVVRRALEGKKTPGHIVAKTLFKGKFKKDESLDVRTTALNLRASMKKYYAGEGRADLVRIALPDPPKDKSIKLPEGEAYTPTFSYNSTHPVGKEFKLGMYYLSRGMYEDYSQAIKHFVAVLKMAPEHIGASIGLCETYCSTLYWDREFSSAADVDELAIQAAGFLDRVDTRARGFWRLHAAGGYMLITGAAVKEWEKDNLEKAKIAFGEALRLDRASTEDYPPYFYFLIQVGEKSEAVRLAKQHLETHPDNMAAHIALAKVFIRTEQFSDAQAVLENALAIDKGNYAVHLFLALLSLARKQPEEVLGHILGVKLLADDFTYRMAFRWCMQIVEGWPQELKEQFARLWESQMRSISPSSEPS
- a CDS encoding helix-turn-helix domain-containing protein, whose product is MGATRKLPARYARFFRALGHKIRSLRTERRLSQEDMIGYGFSVRHWQMIEAGRPSTLFTLLRVCDAFGVTPEQLVAGLGRHLRKR
- a CDS encoding helix-turn-helix domain-containing protein, encoding MIISGRQIRAARALLSWSQRELSRKSKVAFGTVQRMEKFDGPVGSRTETLGKVVAVLEKAGIEFLNSESPGLRLRKKK